AGATTAACAACATTTTTACAGTGAGATTATTTCACTAAGATAAGATACCTTCTTTTTAGTAGTGGGCCTTTAAACGAAGCCCATTGGTCCTggctaaaaaataaaaataaagatggagATGCGGGGTATCGATCCCCGTACCTCTCGCATGCtaagcgagcgctctaccatcTGAGCTACATCCCCATTGTGATACTCGTTCTCTCGGGGTATATTTTCTTACCAAATGTTTCGGACCATGATCAAAGTCGAACTCTAATTTAACAGTCTGAAGATCTTTGGATCCTCGTACTGTGTTGTGCCGTACGAATCTTTTGCCGCTGAAACTCGGGGACTTTTCTCTTAtggattgtaaaatctaaaagaCAGGTACTTTAATTACTCATTACTACTAGCCAACTTGTTTCAATAAGCGTGCGATTTTAGccaaattttaaagtaaaataaacaGAGTGAACACAaactgttcgatgaaatgtctctTAGAAAGTTTCTCCTCTTTCACCTTCGTGTCTAGTCTCTCTCTCCCTAGTTGTTTCGTTTCATTGTGATCCCatcttattttatactatatgcatatatatgttCCTTGATTAAACCTTGATTTTTGTAGCAAACGAAGAGGTGATAGCATTGAGAATGTCGTTTTGCTATCCATCGTCACCAAGAAAACTGGCGATGACAGTGGCGTTTTTTGCCTCAGGGGCAGCTCTTTTCGCTATTGGAATCCATTTGTCTTATCTCAACGTTGCTCCTCAGCAAGCTCGCACTAAAGCCCGTAATGATTTTGTCAAAGAACGCCTCAGGCAGAAACAAGGCAAGTGATTTCAGAGTCgcgtgtaattttttttttttttttctaccaaaaGACAAGCATTTACTTTGAGCTTCTTACGTTAACCTCTCTCTACTCTCAAACTCATCTCATTGCATTGCTCTCTACACGTAGAGCAAAAGAAAGTGAATTGCAATTTTCAATACTGAAAACTTTTgctaataatattattacttttgtaAATCAAATGTAACGTTTTGGCATTGATCATCTTGTAAAATTACACATTATTATCAGTAGAATTAGAGATAGGGATTGAAATAAGGATAAGCTACTTGAGGCTGTTCGTACGGGATTTGGAGGTAATGCATATACGGTTGCGCCGGGGCCTGAGACATGGGCGTTGGTGGTTGTGGCTGATTGTAACCAGTGGTGGTGGGTAAGTAGTAAGAGCTGGATCTGGGAGTCAAATTGTGGCCGTAATCGATCTGGATGAGCTGAACATGTTTCTTACATTTCCGAATCTTCAGGATAATCTCAGGGTTGATCTTGCCGGAGACGTAGGCCAATCCCATCGCGGCGTCGATCATGTATGTCACATCTTAAAAATTGTTCccaccaaataaataaataaaacattgagCTACACAAATGTTTGCAAGGGAAGTTGAAAATTGCAAAAGGTTTTGTAACCTGTTAAATTCAAAACACAAACCTGGGATATCCCTAATGAGCTTATGCATGGATTTTTCCCATCCACGGGTTTGcatattgatttttaaaacgcATGACTGCAACAAATAGCAGCAATGAGGAGACGATCAAATCacaaaactataataaatacAGTGTGatgtgaaaagagaaagaaagaagagagaccaTATGAGAAGATGTGTCCATGGCTAAGACTTGTGTCACTGTTGCTTCTTGTTCTGACTTGTGTGGAGGAGTGATGCATCACAAAATACTAATGTTTAAAAAGATATGAAGAGGCTCCTTTTTACTTTCCTAGTCAAAAACCGATAAGGTTCGTATAACTTAAAATggatttgatttagattttccTATCTTAATTCGGATCTTTCAGTATATACACCCTTAAGAAACAATGTCAATTTTGAATAAGAAATGATACGTTACTGTAACTGGTTTCAGATACAGAGTTTTTGGTCCTTAAAATATCCATTGGAAAACCGTGAtaatttactaaaattgtttcTTCCTAAAAGTAGTACATATCTAAAAGAAGATCGTACTGATAAAGCAAAAGGGGTACACAACTCTTTTTCTCATCAAACTGGCTGTTGCAAAAAGCCTTTCATAAAACATTTCTCACAGAAGTACAGCAAAAGCGGGAAATTTTACATCTACATAGAGCGTACCTAACGCAAGAAAGGGAGAATCAGAGGAAATTAGAACTTCCTGGGTTTAGCTAAGGACTTGCAGAAAGAAGAGAAGGCTCCTTTGATTTCTTCAGGGATCGGTAGAGCAAGAGACAGTGGTAAAGGACGATGACAATCTTGGGAATTTCCGGTTTGGTGTCTCAACGATACCGAATGCGCCAGAGCGGTTTGTCTTTTGTTGAGTCCCTCAAGGATAAAAGAGAATGCCCCAAAAGTGAGGCAACTCTGCAGAAGAGCTTGTGGAGCACCTGCAACACAGACCATAGAAGTACCAGTTAGCTCTCTTCTATGTCAGGACTAAAAGTACTTGTGTGATTCTGAATTGCTTGCAGAATCAGTCTTTTTATGACACCAAATgccaaattagaaaaaaacgaTGAGAATGATGGATTCTGGATTACCAGGGAAACTAAGAGCTAGGCCAGTGCAGCACCCAGCAACTCCAACATTAATGGCTGCAAATCAAGAATAATAGCAGCAATATAATTGAGTAAGAGAGACATTACAAATTTCATGTCAGAAACAATAATGATTTGTacttaaaaaggaagaagaaatctGAAGAGTCTCACCGTCATCTTTCCCACGCACTTGCTTGAGAAGGCAAACAACCAAACTATGGACTCCAGATAAAACAGCAAAAGTCttgaacaataaaaagaaaGCAATCAATGCTCAGTTTCGTGGAAGAGCCATATAAAGCAAAAAGCGTAATGATGAGAGTGAGTGTACCTTTGCAGACTGCCCTGCATCTGCAAAAGATCCTTTAAAGCCTTTCTTCTTGAACAATCCTGAACCTGAAGAACCCAAACAAACATATCTCTATCTCGTGAGACAATCTATGTTGTAACAATTCAATCATCATAATACTTCAAAAGCTTACAGCAGCCAATCTTATCACACTTGACACTCTACAACGAAAACTAAAGCTAACTTAATTCTACAGCTTTCCAAgcagcaaaaacaaaatcaaatttgagcAATGTTCTTCAATCCTCTTAAATCTgaagttattaaattaattctaACAAATTGATTGCTCAAAACCTAATCCAATAATTCTCAATTCACTATCATCAGAGAGTAAAAGCAAACagcagagtaaaaaaaaaaaaaaggcatagagaagaagaagaagaagagcaccGTATCCGAAGATAGAGCCCATGACAGCGCCACCGGCAGAATCTCCGGCGAACCGGAAAAGACAAACGGCGGGAGCAGGGATAGTAACCAATGCCTTTGATGAGGAATCGTTTCCCGTCGCTTCGCCACCGTCAGTGTTAAGGTTCGAATCGGAGTCTAGATTCCCGTTGATGTCAATAGCTTTCGAAGAATCATCGGCCGCCATAGCTAaagaaggtgaagaaacctgaatgaagaagtagaagaagaaggtacTTTGTCTCTGCCTCTACCTAATCTGGAAATATCCTTTTTCCCCCAGTTGATAGATAGactgtgatgaagaagaaaacaaaagaaaagatatttttttcccAGAAGACGACGATACAATACGACAGCGTCTTAAGTTTCAGCGTCTTAAGCTTAGCATTGGGCTCATTTATGAGGCCCAATAACGGAAGTGTATATTATTACTGAATTCTCAGGAAAAGATGAATCAATCCATCAATACATGAATGTTTCAAAACCGTTACAGATCTTTTAAGCGGTTTAACAATGGCTGATACAAAAGAACGACGACGACAACATAGTAAAAACTGAACAAAAGTAAGATCATATAGTAAAAGGAATGACCCGAGAAGGGTACTTTTGTCTGTAACAATCAGTAAAGGTGGTCTTGATATGTAGCTCCGAACTCTGCTCTCCAAGCCTGATCATCATCGTAGTCATCGAAACTTACAGCCTTTGTTTGATGTTGTTCTGATACTTCTTCTATTTCATTCTCCTTCTCCTCATCCTTGTACCATGGCTGCAATAGTGCTGATCCTGGTAATTTGCTCTCTGCTAAGTATTGCTTCATTGTCCCTATTTCTGTCTTGTGTCTGCTCTTTAGCTGCTCCATTTGCTTCTTCagcctctctttctcttcttccaccaCGCTATATCGTTCCTGCAATGATGGTTTGAGTGTGAGccaattttattaaaacaaagtttataCAAACTAGAAACACAAGTTTGGTTTACTTACCTCAGAGACTTGTAAGGCTTGTTCTGATTCTCTAAGTCTGACAAGTAGTTCACCAGCAGCTTGGACAGCTTCAGCTGTATCTTGAACCTGATTTCTTAGGCTTTTGTTCTCCTTCTTCAAtagctctctttctttctctttctcagcTCTGATGGCAGAAAGCTCAGCTGAAAAGGCTTTGGCGAAACGCTTTCCATGGCGACCGTTCATAGCGGCCTTGGATGCTGCCTTTTTTACATCTGTTATTCCAGCCATCATCACACTATGCTTCTCCCCAAGTTCATTGTACTTCTCCTGCAGCTCCGTGTACTGCTCTATGAACCTACTGTGTCCAAGCATAGCTCTAGAGAGTGCGTCATTCAACTCTTCAGTGGCTAACTTCTCTTGCTTGAGCTCAATCTCTAGACTCTCAGCTCGACTACGATGGTTATCGATATCCATTCTGAGATCATCTGTTAAGATTATCCACTCACTCTCCATTTCTGTCCATATCTCCCTTTCTTTCTCTAGAATATCACTGTTCTCACCAATCTTGGTAACATCAATGCTTTTGCGCATTTGAATGGATCGTAGTAGCAAAGAGGATCTCACATTGTCTGTAGACTTAGTAGGCTGCAGCTTGCTCTTTAGGTCTGCAATCTCCTTGAGAAGAGCTTCCTTTTCGCTTACATCAAAGTTTGCTTTTCCAAACTCTTCACTAACTTGTTTTGTCTCATATGTTTCCTTGATGACCTCTATtccatcttctccatctccagATTTCCTAAGCTGAAAAACAAGGCCATAACACAGTTTATTCAATTTAGATTGCCATTCTTGTCAAAATATGTATCAATGAAAATCAACTGGTAGCTTCACAGGCTCCTCCACAGCTGTGTTGCATATTGGTGTAAGTTAAGAATGATCCAAACTAGTTTCTAAAAAATCTGGTTCAAGCTTTTTTgacactaaataaatattttatcaggTTTACAAGGTTCTTACCAGGCGAGTTAGCTCCTCAATTTTAGCTGCTTGCTCCATACACATGTTCTTGAGATGTTTTTCGTTCGAACCAGCTTCTGTTACCTAATAAAGAAGAGAATATAAGATAAGTTGCCAAGTAGAATTACTAAAACTAAAGTTATAATGAATGTGGGCAGATATCTCAGGTTTTGTAAACTTACTTCAGCTTCTTGTTCAACTTTCTTGTTACATGAAAGACACACAGGAGCTTTATCTTTTCTAAATGATTGGACTGAAGCATTAAGATTTTCAGCTTCTGCGCAGGGTTTCAGTGCCATATGGccaaaagagaaggaaacagaAGAGCTTTTTGATAGTGAGCTCCCTTGATGATAGTCTATAATTTGCAGTCCTCTCTGAAGACTAGCAGCTAGAGAATCTGTAGGACCTGAAAGCTTCTTTGACATAGAAGGGCTAACTTGATTGGCTTTCATGTTTCCAATGTTGGAACTCTCAGACACATTCCTAGGACTTGCTGAAAACTTTGTCGATGCAGCCACGCTCTTCTGGACATTCTTAAACTTGGGAGATTCTGAGAAAATGGGCTCTTCTAGAATATGTGTAGGAAGCTGTGATCTGATTGAAATGCCACTACCCGCTACATCGAATCCAACATTGTCGAGCTGGCTTGGATCACAATCATCTGCAAAGTCAGCATCTTTAAGGTTTCCATGCTTGGGCATCTCCAAGTCTTGTGAgcagacatcatcatcatcctcttcactCATCGACTCTGCTTCGTAGCATGAAGCACTTCCAAATGAGGAGTGAACAGAAGAATCAAAAGAACCATGAAACTTGTCAATATGTTTATTCAGTTCCAGCACATCATCACCATCCACATTCACCTCTTGCCTCTCAGACTCATCTTTTCTTGGACAAGACATGAGTAAAGATTTGTTGATACTGACTCTCAGTTGACTCAAACTGTCCCTTGCAAAGTGTCCACTCTTAATTCCATCAGGTTTGTACCCATCAGATTTTGTCCTTACGAGCTCTTCCTGCAAACGAAATCACAACATATTGATACCTCAATgtcagtatatatatacaacaaactCACATCAGATATGTAAAAAGATGATACTTGCGGCTAGCTATGTGACagtaacaaaagcaaaagaccTTTAGTTCTCGAATCTGGTCACCCAATGGGTCGTCGTCTTCCTCTGTAATTTCACTAGGCACTGAATTGGTTCTTCTAGAAATCACACTTTTGGCTTCAAACTTCAATGGTGAATTCACAAGACTTCGATTGTCTTCAGCCAAATTGATTTGTCCCATTTTCTTGTCCTGTttaaaatttcccaaaaaaaaaaagggtctcTCGGTAATTAATAGAAACCTAATCTAACACTACCACAGCTTAAAGCAACTACAAAGCAAAAAGGAACGAACTTTAGAAAGTATTAAAGATGTGGAAGTGTACCTCAACAAGCTCTCCGACATTTGCTAGGGATTCACCATCCTTGGTGAATTGATCAACAGCCTGTTGATTTGGATCTACAGGAATAGAGTTCTCGTCGTTGGATCTGGGAATCTTAGTTTCTGGGTTTTGGATTGGTGGTTTCTGCTTCGCTGAGATTGATTTTGGAAGCAAATTTCGGATGGAAGAACTTGTAATGCTGCCTAAGAACCTGTTCTCGCTTAATATCGCTGGAGACTTCATTGTTTTCAGAGATAAGAGGtagtgagagtgagagagcgagagagagagagagagatctgagtGTTTtgtaagagagaagaagactgAGAGcggctttttaaaaaaatgtctgAATTTCCCGATTCGAACGTTgggatttttgaattttttttttctttttttttttaacatttttaaaaggagaaatacaaagaaaagaacaattatattattattattgaagattttgattaggctgaaaataaattacttaCTTAGTGGGAGAGAAATTAGGTATGGCAAAATCCCACATTGCCCATTGGATAggaataaacaaatcaaaaatcttATAAGATTATTATAACTTAAAAGATTCTCAGACCTTTAAAACTACTTTTTATAGTATGAAACCcaactatttttatggaaaCTTTAAAGTCTAAACTTTCatctgagtattttttttttttttttactagttcCTAATAGCAACTTCTAATAATAACAAGGGCAGTAATAATAATCCTAATGATGTAATTTTATAATGTTGTTGTTCTGAATCAAAGTGCCATACATAGTTCAAgattggtttattatttgtgCAATCATGTTGTGTGATTTGTCACTTCTTGTTCCTTTTCGTTCCATTTTGTTTCAAGCAATTCTCAAATCCAATGGCTTTCTTTTCTACCTTACAAGTCATTAATCAAATCACATATATGCTTAACAAGTATAGTAGTGAAGGTTATGATCAGACgagaaaaaggaaaccaaagtAAAATATCAAATGCCACAAAATAATCATTTTGGAGCCTTTTGCACAAATGTTTTCTCTCTCAcgctaatagaaaaaaataataataataatccaaaagTTCCCATGAACAATTCGAAtccaaagtttaaaaaaaaataaaaactgtaagaaaaaaaaaattaacaattagaGTTACAAACAGAGCACACAACATCATGAatcttggaagaagaagaagagatcccTAAAGAATACTGATCGAGAATCAACGATCTCTTTGGTTATTGCTATGGAAGACGAAAACACTgaaaaaccaaatctttttttatcacCACCCATGTTGTTTGTATCTTTGCAGCTACCAATCTGATCTTATCTTATGTAAGAATTTTTAGACGtaaaaaactttctttttttttttaatgtttgtgaAGAAGCTAAGgacgaataaaaaaaaaaaaaaaacaagaaactcaCTGTGATGAAGaaagtttggtttctttctctaCTTGATATCGAATAAACAACTCTTCAAACTCTGCAACGGTAATTTGGCTGTTCTTGATCTCTACAAATCTCACTTCTTTTCGTCCATTTTTCTCTATGCTTCAATACCTGAAAAAAGCATTAATCAATCTCTATCACTTTTTTGTCAACTAGAAACTAAATGTAACAGATGAGATGCAAATAAAGATGAGTTGTTTGACATCTATGAGGAGGGTACCTCTATTTGTTTGTCTATTTCCGACATTGTAGTTTCCAGGGTAACCTTCTGAGGCATTAGCAGATGGGTCTGAGCCTACATTGTCAATACCAAAGCCATAAGAGCGAGACAAGCCGTCAAACTCATTAGAAGAAGACTGATTATGAGGCATTGACTGCTGCTGCCATGTTGAGTCGCTGTAAACCGAGTTGCCTCTATACAATTCCCCTATAGAGCCATCAAAACCATTCGTGTTACCCGAAAATGACAGCCCAGAAAGTCCAGAACCCATCCCGTAGCTTCTTCCATAGCCATTGGTATCGCTCGTCACAGAAGAAAGTCCCCAGTTTCCTCTGTTGTTACCACCACCCGATACTCCCAAGTTCCAACCGGGACCTGAAGAATCGCTTCTGTTTCCCCACAAGTCTCTGTTGCTCGGGTTGTAAGCAGAGTCACCTCTATTGTACCCAATTGGAGAGTTGTAACGGTTTGGTGAAGCACCGTTGAAGTATTGGTTGCCCTGGATCCGGCTATAACCAAGAGTGTTTCCATCAAAGTTTGAATTCAAATTCAGTTCTTGATTCAAACCGAGACCAAAGCTAGAGAAAGCATTTCTACCGCTACCAATNNNNNNNNNNNNNNNNNNNNNNNNNNNNNNNNNNNNNNNNNNNNNNNNNNNNNNNNNNNNNNNNNNNNNNNNNNNNNNNNNNNNNNNNNNNNNNNNNNNNNNNNNNNNNNNNNNNNNNNNNNNNNNNNNNNNNNNNNNNNNNNNNNNNNNNNNNNNNTGTTTCCATCAAAGCTTGAATTCAAATTCAGTTCTTGATTCAAACCGAGACCAAAGCTAGAGAAAGCATTTCTACCGCTACCAATAGGACTAAACCGGCCAGCAGAGCCTAGATTATTGTTGTTATAACCAGGAGGGAAACTATTGAAGTAGCTATTAGCAGATGACCTGTTAGAGACCACTCCATAGTTGTTACCATACCCAAGAAGCGGGCTTCGGTTAGGAGGAGTCGAGGAGAGCTCCTTTGGCACTGCTCTTTTAACCTCGACCATCTTTCCGTTTAACTCATGGAAGGTCTTGTGGAGAACCATATCAACAGACTCTTCAGAATCGAAAGTGATGAAGCCAAAGCCTCTTGGCCTCTGTGTATTATGATCATACATTACCACAACATCAGCAATTGTACCAAACTGATCAAAGTAGTTCTTGAACTCAGCCTCAGTAATGCTAGACGGTAAACCTCCAACAAAGATCTTCTTTGTCCGTGCTCCGCCACCATTACCACCATGGCTGGGTGAGATAAGGTGCATTGGACTGGCATGTCGTTTTAGCACTTGCTGATCATCCCGTGGGACAGCTTTCTTCGCCTCGACCTGCAACAAAAGACAGAAGTATTATTCATTCTTTTCTCATTGATCTAACACTGACATTGCCACTTCAACAAAGCAACAACAAATTCTCACACAAGTTATAACAGCAACAGCAAATCCAGAAGTTAATGACAaaagaagtttttaaaaagatctaAACTTTGCTGTGTAAGACTCATCGAAGAGGACAATATCATGAGTAATGACACCAAACAGATCTCTAAAAGAGCATGACCACAGAAAGATCCAGACTTTAGAACAATCCATTGCTCAAGACTCATCAACGGAGGATAATTCACGAGTAGAGACACCATAAGATCCAAAGTCATTACATAAAGATCGAGACTTTAGAACAATCCATTGCTcatcaatgtaaaaaaaaaacaattggatGAACTTGAAAGCTACGGATCCAAAAGATTACTAACCGTGCGGCCATCAATGATGTGTTTCTCCATGATCACTCTCTCTGCAACAGAAGGATCTGCAAAGACGATAAAGCCAAAGCCACGAGCACGTCCAGTGGTACGGTCTCTCATGATCACAGCTTCAACCAAATCTCCATACTTGCCAAAATACTCTCGCAGCCGTTCTTCATCTGTATCCCATGAAATCCCGCCAATGAAGAGCTTTCCCAGATCCGATCCCGATTCCATCTTTTgctcctgcaaaaaaaaaacgcgATCCATGAATCCGATCTCACAAACACGGATCAGATTTGCTAAATAAATGACGATTGCCAATTCGATACTGAGACGAATCTGTTTTTGTTACTACGATCGTGTTTTTAAGATTCAAAAGAAGAGCTCAAGTTTAGAGATTTATGATGAATTTGTTCAAGTTTTTACCTCCAGATTCATGTTATTGAAGTCGTGAACGGAAAAGAGACAAACTTGTTGTTTGAAACAGAATCCAAATTCTAGTGCCCGATCAAATAGGAATTGAGTATCTCTTCAAATCTGACAACGGATCATCAAAAACatccaatcaaaaaaaaaaggattttgaaTAAAACCCagaaagagatatatatataaatcttcaGACAAAAGTTAAAtgaaacataagaaacaaatcaacgGTAAGAGAAACGGCAAAAATGGGCAGAGAcagtaatattaaaaaaaaaaacgccaGATTTGAACAGAAACCATCAAAAACTTGTAAAGATGTGAAATTCACcatttttggagaagaagaaccagatgatgatgatgataaataaaaatgtggGAAAAACCTTTTTAAGATCTGGAAAAAGGGACAAGGacaagagaaacagaggatgtTTTGTTCATTCTATAAGAcatccactctctctctctctctctctctctctcgctctttctctcctccttcttcttatcAATACGATggcctctctttctctttctatatctctcaaagattattaaaaaactttccttttttattgTGCGTAATgctttcttaatttatttaccAAATCCATTAAGAAGGGGATTCCTTTTTTCTCTTGAGGCCAAAGATggtaaaaagagagagagagagaagaaccaACAGTCACATGTAATAATAGGGGGAAGAATTTGAGATttgcatctctctcttttggtgTAATAAGAATCTTATTTTTAGGGTTGTTAAGAGAGGGGAGACCCTCTTAACACAGTTTGATGGAAGATGATagctctttttccttttttaaaattaatattttcccacaaaatatattaatctctGTTATTTACTTTCTAAGCAATAATAATACttcataattattttgtgaaaatatttacatttccttttggatttttcttcatttatgGAGTctctctccaaaaaaaaaacaaattgtattgGCGAATctgaaaagaagaaattaaattaaattcacaGAAAACTATTTTGTTTAGTCAGcataacaatttttcaaaatgcTAACATCACCATTCAGCAATATAAATTCCCCATTTATTTGAAgccatgtatatttttttttaaaaaagactaACTTTATTGTCTACTTGtgaacaaaattttagttagtaTAGCTGAATGtctaattttatgaaaactgtCTTATAAAGCTTTATTTCCTatgatcttatatatattatttatttgatactattagaaatattatacaaaaatgGGTTTTACATTATGTAGAAATTATGttatactataataatatacaaaataaagatttttacaTTCATATCAAACcataaatatacattttgttttatttcaaggTCATGATAAGTAATAAGTTAATAAGAATTAACATAAGCATGTTTACCAAATCCTTATATAGCACATTATTCCTTGCTTTGGAATCAAACTATGTTTCAACTTTAGgcatatatttagttttatctAATTCACTTTAAAATTGAAAGATTGTTCAAAACATAATTTGTAGTTTAATGATTTCTTTTGGTGTCATCAACGTGCCATAATATGACTTTAAATTGTTTGTGAAACTTAAAGATGAcaagcataattataaaataaaataaaaatagtataaatatttattcagTCACTATCTAAAAAagttgaaataagaaaaaaataaatatatttaattatcaacGATCCATGGAAGAAACAATAGACATGTATCTTTTTTTGAATAGACATATTGTT
The sequence above is a segment of the Camelina sativa cultivar DH55 chromosome 10, Cs, whole genome shotgun sequence genome. Coding sequences within it:
- the LOC104717565 gene encoding uncharacterized protein LOC104717565, which codes for MDTSSHMSCVLKINMQTRGWEKSMHKLIRDIPDVTYMIDAAMGLAYVSGKINPEIILKIRKCKKHVQLIQIDYGHNLTPRSSSYYLPTTTGYNQPQPPTPMSQAPAQPYMHYLQIPYEQPQVAYPYFNPYL
- the LOC104722271 gene encoding mitochondrial import inner membrane translocase subunit TIM22-2; the encoded protein is MAADDSSKAIDINGNLDSDSNLNTDGGEATGNDSSSKALVTIPAPAVCLFRFAGDSAGGAVMGSIFGYGSGLFKKKGFKGSFADAGQSAKTFAVLSGVHSLVVCLLKQVRGKDDAINVGVAGCCTGLALSFPGAPQALLQSCLTFGAFSFILEGLNKRQTALAHSVSLRHQTGNSQDCHRPLPLSLALPIPEEIKGAFSSFCKSLAKPRKF
- the LOC104717569 gene encoding kinesin-like protein KIN-12F — encoded protein: MKSPAILSENRFLGSITSSSIRNLLPKSISAKQKPPIQNPETKIPRSNDENSIPVDPNQQAVDQFTKDGESLANVGELVEDKKMGQINLAEDNRSLVNSPLKFEAKSVISRRTNSVPSEITEEDDDPLGDQIRELKEELVRTKSDGYKPDGIKSGHFARDSLSQLRVSINKSLLMSCPRKDESERQEVNVDGDDVLELNKHIDKFHGSFDSSVHSSFGSASCYEAESMSEEDDDDVCSQDLEMPKHGNLKDADFADDCDPSQLDNVGFDVAGSGISIRSQLPTHILEEPIFSESPKFKNVQKSVAASTKFSASPRNVSESSNIGNMKANQVSPSMSKKLSGPTDSLAASLQRGLQIIDYHQGSSLSKSSSVSFSFGHMALKPCAEAENLNASVQSFRKDKAPVCLSCNKKVEQEAEVTEAGSNEKHLKNMCMEQAAKIEELTRLLRKSGDGEDGIEVIKETYETKQVSEEFGKANFDVSEKEALLKEIADLKSKLQPTKSTDNVRSSLLLRSIQMRKSIDVTKIGENSDILEKEREIWTEMESEWIILTDDLRMDIDNHRSRAESLEIELKQEKLATEELNDALSRAMLGHSRFIEQYTELQEKYNELGEKHSVMMAGITDVKKAASKAAMNGRHGKRFAKAFSAELSAIRAEKEKERELLKKENKSLRNQVQDTAEAVQAAGELLVRLRESEQALQVSEERYSVVEEEKERLKKQMEQLKSRHKTEIGTMKQYLAESKLPGSALLQPWYKDEEKENEIEEVSEQHQTKAVSFDDYDDDQAWRAEFGATYQDHLY
- the LOC104717570 gene encoding heterogeneous nuclear ribonucleoprotein 1-like isoform X2 — its product is MNLEEQKMESGSDLGKLFIGGISWDTDEERLREYFGKYGDLVEAVIMRDRTTGRARGFGFIVFADPSVAERVIMEKHIIDGRTVEAKKAVPRDDQQVLKRHASPMHLISPSHGGNGGGARTKKIFVGGLPSSITEAEFKNYFDQFGTIADVVVMYDHNTQRPRGFGFITFDSEESVDMVLHKTFHELNGKMVEVKRAVPKELSSTPPNRSPLLGYGNNYGVVSNRSSANSYFNSFPPGYNNNNLGSAGRFSPIGSGRNAFSSFGLGLNQELNLNSNFDGNTLGYSRIQGNQYFNGASPNRYNSPIGYNRGDSAYNPSNRDLWGNRSDSSGPGWNLGVSGGGNNRGNWGLSSVTSDTNGYGRSYGMGSGLSGLSFSGNTNGFDGSIGELYRGNSVYSDSTWQQQSMPHNQSSSNEFDGLSRSYGFGIDNVGSDPSANASEGYPGNYNVGNRQTNRGIEA
- the LOC104717570 gene encoding heterogeneous nuclear ribonucleoprotein 1-like isoform X1, yielding MNLEEQKMESGSDLGKLFIGGISWDTDEERLREYFGKYGDLVEAVIMRDRTTGRARGFGFIVFADPSVAERVIMEKHIIDGRTVEAKKAVPRDDQQVLKRHASPMHLISPSHGGNGGGARTKKIFVGGLPSSITEAEFKNYFDQFGTIADVVVMYDHNTQRPRGFGFITFDSEESVDMVLHKTFHELNGKMVEVKRAVPKELSSTPPNRSPLLGYGNNYGVVSNRSSANSYFNSFPPGYNNNNLGSAGRFSPIGSGRNAFSSFGLGLNQELNLNSNFDGNTLGYSRIQGNQYFNGASPNRYNSPIGYNRGDSAYNPSNRDLWGNRSDSSGPGWNLGVSGGGNNRGNWGLSSVTSDTNGYGRSYGMGSGLSGLSFSGNTNGFDGSIGELYRGNSVYSDSTWQQQSMPHNQSSSNEFDGLSRSYGFGIDNVGSDPSANASEGYPGNYNVGNRQTNRGIEA
- the LOC104717570 gene encoding heterogeneous nuclear ribonucleoprotein 1-like isoform X3; the encoded protein is MNLEEQKMESGSDLGKLFIGGISWDTDEERLREYFGKYGDLVEAVIMRDRTTGRARGFGFIVFADPSVAERVIMEKHIIDGRTVEAKKAVPRDDQQVLKRHASPMHLISPSHGGNGGGARTKKIFVGGLPSSITEAEFKNYFDQFGTIADVVVMYDHNTQRPRGFGFITFDSEESVDMVLHKTFHELNGKMVEVKRAVPKELSSTPPNRSPLLGYGNNYGVVSNRSSANSYFNSFPPGYNNNNLGSAGRFSPIGSGRNAFSSFGLGLNQELNLNSNFDGNTLGYSRIQGNQYFNGASPNRYNSPIGYNRGDSAYNPSNRDLWGNRSDSSGPGWNLGVSGGGNNRGNWGLSSVTSDTNGYGRSYGMGSGLSGLSFSGNTNGFDGSIGELYRGNSVYSDSTWQQQSMPHNQSSSNEFDGLSRSYGFGIDNVGSDPSANASEGYPGNYNVGNRQTNRGIEA